TCGCCcttctctgctgctgctgctgctgctgctgctgcagctaAACACGCCTCGTGCGGGCAGGGCCTCGCGTAGAACTTCGCGATGTTATCCCCGGGCATGATCACGGGCAACCCGCACTCCTTTCCAGCTTTCTCGCTCTGCAAACAAGGAGGCAAGGGCCATAAATCATCAGCTCAAGTTTGCAAGAGATAGATGATTGCCAAAACACAAAATAAGGTGTACGACAGATATATCGCTTGCTGTTGCTACCTTGTGCTCGGAGGCAGCCTTGCTTGGCGCCGATCCAATTGAGATGACGGTGTGCGGACCTTCCTGGAGCATGCCGGGATGCCGAGACCGGAGGAGGGAGCGGAGCCTGTCCCAGTGGTAGCAGCAGGAGAAGATGGCACCGAGGGAGAAGATGACGAGGAGCAGGAGCGCCATGCCGAGGGGGAACCCGAGCGTGGGCCTTGAGGAATGCCACATCGGGATGGTCATGGATGCAGGAGCAGGCGTGAGACCTTGTGGCATATTCATACCCATCAGGTGACCTTCTGGTACTTGAGTCAGTCCTGCCTGCTACTCGGTTAAGAGCCCAGGCTTGCAAGCTAAGGACACTGGCTACTTATACCTGAAAAGTCACCTTGCGTCGTACGAAGTGGACTGACTTGCACGGCCAGCCATCCGTCCGTGGTACTGGTCCACATACTTCTGCTGGTGACCGTTAATGATGACCTCACCGCCTGTCTTTTCCAACAAAAATAAGCTGCTTAAATCGTCTGAATATATGGCTTTCGAGGGTGGGACGAAAGTTTATCAATGCACAACGGGAAAGAAATTATAGGTATGTCTCTCCACAAGCAAATGTTAATTTGTTAGGTAAATTATCGTGAACTGGTTTACAAATAGTGAAGTGCCTAAGCTTCAGATGAAATAGATAGAAGGTTGGCGATGCAACACTCCGTATGCAGGTTTTCTGAGGGGAGACAGGGAGTTTCTGAACTTCATCTTCCCCAACATCGATTTGCCATGTGGTTTTGATCGATGTCATCTCAAACGATATGAGTGCATAAGATACCATGTACAAGATATATGGACAAAAG
Above is a genomic segment from Triticum dicoccoides isolate Atlit2015 ecotype Zavitan unplaced genomic scaffold, WEW_v2.0 scaffold218493, whole genome shotgun sequence containing:
- the LOC119345239 gene encoding uncharacterized protein At5g65660-like, whose amino-acid sequence is MGMNMPQGLTPAPASMTIPMWHSSRPTLGFPLGMALLLLVIFSLGAIFSCCYHWDRLRSLLRSRHPGMLQEGPHTVISIGSAPSKAASEHKSEKAGKECGLPVIMPGDNIAKFYARPCPHEACLAAAAAAAAAAEKGEVEVQVRCSVS